ACAGGGTATTCAATAGCTTGACGATTTGGCGCTTGCGCTTGCCTAGCTTGGCTTGCAGGCGGCCCACCAGTTCGTGACCTTTGCCTTCCACGTAGGTCAGGTCTTCGTCGGTGAGCTGGGTATAGGCTTGTTGCAGCTTGTCCTTGAGCTGGTTCCAGTCGCCACGTAGGCGCAGGCGGTGGTCGACGCGCAGGTTGCGGAATTTGCGGCGGCGCTCGATACCTTTTTGTGAATAGAGCAGGACCCCGGCGAGGGCACCTACGCCGGCGCCGGCCAGGACGGTGAGCAATACTTTACCGGTTTTGTTTTTAGGCGATTCGGGCGTCATGGGGAGTGAGCTAAAGGTGGGATGAATGAGCCGCCAGCCAGCTGCGGCGCCGGCTGGGGTTTCGCAAAGGTTCCGTCGCGGCCGGCCGGCCGGCCCTGACGTCTGTCAGGCCGGCGTCTGACGTTCGTCAGGTTTTGCTGGCTAAGTGGCGCCGAATTTTGGGTAGTGTAGAACCAGCGTTTTGAAAAGACTCCCGAGTACCCTTGGCTAGTCTCTGGCCGCGCTGATAGCCGGGTAAACCGGGCGCATCAGGCTAAGGCATTGGCCGGCAGTCTATTCCTCACTTTCCCCGATGATGGCCCTTATCTCGTTGTTTTTGTCGGTTTTTGCCCAGCGGCCCGCCACGCCGAGCGCTACGCCGATACCCTAGGCCAGGCCCTGCACGGCAAGGTGGTACTGCTGCACGTGCGCCGCGCCGCGCTTTTCGACCCGTGTAAACTAGTGGGCGAGCGCTACCGCCAGGCCGAGTTAGCCACCGAAGTCGACACCACGGCCGCCCTGCACCGGCAGGCCACCGGGCTGCGCACGCCTGCCACCGTGGCGACCTGCTGCCCGCCGTTGCCCATGACCTGACCACCGGCTTCCAGCCGGCCCTGTTTGTGCTCCTACTCAGCCGCTTAGTCCTTTTCAGCTTTTTACTTCCTTTTAGCTTTTAGCATGAAAAAGAAACCCTTGCCGGCGCCTACCCCCTTGCCCGCTGCCGACCGGCCCGCTAGCCCCGAGCTGGCCATGAAAGCCCACGAAGGCACGCCCGCCTACGGCGACTACGGCCAACCAGCCGCCGCCGATGCGCCGCCCGCGCCCGACTACCGAGCCGCCGGCGGCAACGTCTACGACCTCAGCCACGAGCAAACCGAGCTGTAGGCCGCATGGGAATGAACCGCCGCCATTTTTTGCCGGTGGCCGCCGTGGCCGCCACCGGCACTGGTCTGCTGGGCTACTACGCCTGGGACCAGGCCGCCGCCAGCTCGGCCCAGCGGCGGGCCGAGGCGCCCGCGCGCCCGCCGGCCCCGGCGCAGCTGCCCGCCGATGCGCGCCGAATTTTGTACCTGGCCTCGCTGGCCCGAGCGGCCACAATACCCAGCCCTGGACCGTGCGCCTGCTAGGGCCCTACCACTGGGTTATCGGCAACGACCCGCGCGGCTGGCTGCCGGTGGTAGACCCCACCCAGCGCGAAACCATGCTGTCGCTGGGGGCCTTTGCGCAGTGTTTGGAGTATGCCGCCGCTCACTTTGGCTACCAGTGCCGCTGGCGGGTGCGGGCCACTACCCGGCAGGCGGCCGACGTGCTGGAGGTGCGGCTCGAGCGCCGGCCCGGCCCCGCTTACCCTGACCTCACGGGGCTGCTGGGCCGGCGCACGCTGCGCACCGATTTTTCGCCCGTGCCTATTCAGCCCGCCGATGTGCAGCAGCTGACCGGCGGCGAAGCTGCGCACTGCCGTTTTCTGGCTCCCGCCTCGGGGCCGGGCCGCGACCTCACGGCCGCCACGCTGGCCGCCAACCAGCACCAAACCGCCCGCGACCCCGCCCAGTGCGAGCTGGCCCACTGGGTGCGCTGGGATGCCGCCGCCGTGCTGCGCCACCGCGACGGCCTTACGGCCGCCGGCATGGGCATCGAGGGGCCCGCCGGCTGGCTGGTGCGGCATTTCTACGACAGTGCCCGCGTGCTAACGCCCGATTTTCGGGCCCGCGGGCTAGCCAAAATAACCGGCCAGCTAGCCACCCACGGCGGCTGGCTCGTGCTCACCAGCCCCGGCGAGTCGGTGCCCGCGCTGTTGGCGGCCGGCCGCCGGCTGGCGCGCATTTGGCTGCGGGCCAAGGCTTTGAATATCGGTATTCATCCCATGACGCAGGTGCTCGAAGAAGCGCCCGGCCCCGCCGGCCTGGGCCAGTATCTGGGTTTGGGCGCGCCGGTGCAATTCGTGCTGCGCCTGGGCTACGTGGAGAGCTACGACGCTCCCGTGAGCCCGCGCCGCCCCGTCGAGTGGTTTGTGCGCACCTGAGAATAGCGGGCGCCAGCGGTCGGCCCAGGTCCTCACCAGGGGGCTACGCTGTGGCAAGCGCGCCCACGCCCAGGATTTCACGGGCCCTGGCTACCTCGGCGGCCGTGCCGTGGGCGAGGAGCAGAAATTTGCCGGCCTTGATTTCCGTCTCGTAGTCGAGCACGCTGTTTTCGGAAATGCCAATGCTGGCCAGCGCCCCGGCCAGCGCGCTAATTGTGCCGCCCGCCACCGCGCCCTCAAGGACCACCACCAGCGCGGCCACCAGCGGCCCGGCAATGAGCAGCGGCCCTACCCCGGCACCAGGAAAAAGGCGGAGCCGAACAGCAGGCTCCAGATGCCGCCCCAAAACGCGCCGGTGCTGCCCCAGCTCAGCATCCGGTCGCCGAGGTTGTAGTAGCCCACTACCTTTTCTTCGGTGTGGTATTCCTGGCCCACAATCGAGAGATTTTGCAGGTTGTAGCCGCTGGCTTGCAGCTTCTTAACGGCCTGCTCGGCTTGCGCGTGGGTATCGTAGAGGGCCGATAGTACGGGGTCATTATTCATCAGAAAGGAAGGCTGGGTGTGCGTGAAGAAGTGCGCCCCGCCCGGCCCAGCGGGCTCGGTGCGGGGGTAGCACTACAAGAGTACGCGCTCCTTGGCAGGCCTCCCATGACGGAAGTCAGGCTAACAGCTGATGATTTACAGTTCTTAGTAATCGGCTATCCAACAGCTTCTTATAAGGAATGGGTGAGCTTAACCTCGTGGTTGGCCACAAAGTCCAGCAGCAGCTTCAGCAGCTGGGGGCGCACGCGGGGCTGCGGGGCAAACAGCACCAGCGTATGGGGCGTGGCGGCGGCCAGTAGCGCGCGCAGCTCCTGGGCGTTGGCCACCCGGAAGCCCATGTTCCAGTCGGCAAAGCTGCGCTCGTCGCAGGCCCCGGCCCTAGCAGGCGGCAGTGCTGGTGGCGCGGGTCGGCCACGATGTGGTCGTAGTACAAGGCCCGCACCACGGTTTCTTCGCCCTCCAGAATCTGAAAAAAGCGGTCGTCGGGCGTGTGCAGCAGCAGGCCCGAGAGGCGGTGCTCGCGGTTAAAGGCGCGGGCCTGGTGCAGCAGGGCCGTAAGGGCAGCCTGGTCGAAGGGCAGCCGCGCCTGGCTGTGGTAAAATAAGTGATAGAGGCCCATAGCGGCAGCAGCGTGAAGGAGAGCCCACCAAAAGGGGCCGGTGGCCAGGCCGGCCCAGGCAGCGCTTAGCAAGTGGCGCTTAGGAATAGGTAAGTTACGCTGATAAGTTGAGTATCAAGCCGTTTTTAAGTGAATACCCCCTAGCAGCTGCCGGCCCCCGCCCGAGCAGGAGGCACCGCGAGCTTGTCCAGCAGCTGGGCCACGATGAACTCGCCTTCGGGCAGGCCCTGCTGCCGCCACAGCTCGACGCCTTGCCGCACCAGCACGAAGGCCGGCAAATCGAGGGGAGGGAAGCTGTGCACCACCACCGGGTTGGTGCCCTCATCCACCGTAAGCACCCGGATGGCTGGCCCCAGCTGCGCTTGCAGCGCCTTTAGGGCCGTCAGCGTAGCCGCCCGCACTGGCTGGGCCGTGCCCACGGGCGGCAGCAGCACCAGCAGTACCGCCGCCTCGGCGGGCTGCTGGGAAGTTGACGCAGGGGTAGGTGAGTGCATAAGGGATAGGCGGCAAATAGCAGAGAACCTAAACAGTGGTAAAACTACTGCCTTTCCCCGGCTGCCAACATGCGTATGCGGGTATAAGTAGCTGATATGTATCATACTAATCGAATTAAAGTTAACCACAGCTTCATACAAGCAGCTTCCTACAAGCGCCCAAGGCGGGCCACCGAATCGGTGGTAGCCTGCATTTTTTTTCGGGCCTGCTTCTTAAAATAGCCGCGCAGCAGGAAATTGTGTTGTAGGGCCGTCATGCTCTGGCTGAAGCTGGCCGTGCTCTGCTCCACGTTGTGCAGGCTCTGGCGCACCTGCCGGGCGGCGGCCGTATCGGCCAGCAGCGTGTGGGCGGGGCCCTGGCCAGCCAGCACCTGCTGCCGGAGACCCGCCACAGTGGCGGCCAGCGTATCGGTGGTGCGGGCCAGCTGCCGGCCGG
The genomic region above belongs to Hymenobacter sp. BRD128 and contains:
- a CDS encoding nitroreductase; translation: MRLLGPYHWVIGNDPRGWLPVVDPTQRETMLSLGAFAQCLEYAAAHFGYQCRWRVRATTRQAADVLEVRLERRPGPAYPDLTGLLGRRTLRTDFSPVPIQPADVQQLTGGEAAHCRFLAPASGPGRDLTAATLAANQHQTARDPAQCELAHWVRWDAAAVLRHRDGLTAAGMGIEGPAGWLVRHFYDSARVLTPDFRARGLAKITGQLATHGGWLVLTSPGESVPALLAAGRRLARIWLRAKALNIGIHPMTQVLEEAPGPAGLGQYLGLGAPVQFVLRLGYVESYDAPVSPRRPVEWFVRT
- a CDS encoding general stress protein produces the protein MAALVVVLEGAVAGGTISALAGALASIGISENSVLDYETEIKAGKFLLLAHGTAAEVARAREILGVGALATA
- a CDS encoding general stress protein, whose amino-acid sequence is MNNDPVLSALYDTHAQAEQAVKKLQASGYNLQNLSIVGQEYHTEEKVVGYYNLGDRMLSWGSTGAFWGGIWSLLFGSAFFLVPG
- a CDS encoding BLUF domain-containing protein, with the translated sequence MGLYHLFYHSQARLPFDQAALTALLHQARAFNREHRLSGLLLHTPDDRFFQILEGEETVVRALYYDHIVADPRHQHCRLLGPGPATSAALPTGTWASGWPTPRSCARYWPPPRPIRWCCLPRSPACAPSC
- a CDS encoding thioredoxin; translation: MHSPTPASTSQQPAEAAVLLVLLPPVGTAQPVRAATLTALKALQAQLGPAIRVLTVDEGTNPVVVHSFPPLDLPAFVLVRQGVELWRQQGLPEGEFIVAQLLDKLAVPPARAGAGSC